The following coding sequences are from one Archaeoglobaceae archaeon window:
- a CDS encoding thiolase domain-containing protein, translating to MKVAVVGVGCTEFGELWDKSFRSIFLEAGIEALNDCGIEGKEIGAIYVGNMSGGKFIDQEHIAALIADHAGLAEFGIPAVRVENADASGGSAFRQAFMAVASGMHDVVIAAGVEKVTDSVDPMGVLSTSIDQEWERFVGANLPALYAIIARLHMHKFGTTEEDLARIAVKNHKNAVHNPKAQFRKEIKVEDVLSSEFVAEPLKVLDCAPLSDGASAVILANENIARKLCDTPVFVEACTQASDYLALQCRKDLLTMRAVSKASRDAYRIAKIGPEQIDVAEVHDSFTIAELLAYEDLGFAKKGEGAKLIREGEVEIGGKIPVNPSGGLKACGHAVGATGIRQIVELVLQLRGEAGKRQVDAEKALALNVGGTGATAVVTILSR from the coding sequence ATGAAAGTCGCGGTTGTTGGAGTCGGATGCACCGAATTCGGTGAGCTATGGGACAAAAGCTTTAGAAGCATATTCCTCGAAGCGGGAATTGAGGCTTTGAACGATTGTGGGATCGAAGGCAAAGAAATTGGAGCAATCTATGTCGGAAATATGAGCGGAGGGAAATTCATAGATCAAGAACACATCGCCGCTTTAATTGCAGATCACGCTGGCTTGGCTGAATTTGGAATCCCAGCTGTTAGGGTAGAAAATGCAGATGCAAGCGGTGGCTCTGCATTTAGGCAAGCTTTCATGGCTGTTGCCTCAGGAATGCACGATGTTGTGATTGCCGCAGGAGTGGAGAAGGTCACGGACTCCGTTGATCCTATGGGTGTTCTTTCTACTTCTATCGATCAGGAATGGGAGAGATTTGTTGGTGCAAATCTTCCAGCGCTTTATGCAATCATTGCAAGGCTCCATATGCATAAATTTGGCACAACTGAGGAGGACTTGGCAAGAATCGCGGTTAAAAATCATAAAAACGCTGTGCACAACCCGAAGGCTCAATTCAGAAAGGAGATCAAGGTTGAAGATGTCCTATCTTCCGAATTCGTTGCAGAACCCCTGAAGGTTTTAGATTGCGCTCCATTGAGCGATGGAGCTTCAGCGGTGATCTTGGCTAATGAGAATATAGCAAGAAAACTCTGTGACACCCCAGTATTCGTGGAGGCATGCACTCAAGCGAGTGATTACTTGGCTTTGCAGTGTCGCAAGGATCTTTTGACAATGAGAGCCGTTTCAAAAGCTTCAAGAGATGCTTATAGAATTGCTAAAATAGGGCCAGAGCAAATAGACGTTGCAGAAGTGCATGATTCTTTCACGATTGCAGAGCTATTGGCTTATGAGGATCTTGGATTTGCAAAAAAGGGGGAGGGAGCGAAGCTTATAAGGGAAGGTGAGGTGGAGATTGGCGGAAAGATTCCAGTAAATCCTTCAGGAGGTCTTAAAGCCTGTGGACACGCTGTAGGGGCAACTGGAATAAGACAAATTGTAGAATTGGTTTTGCAGTTGCGTGGAGAAGCTGGAAAAAGACAGGTTGATGCTGAAAAAGCTCTCGCTTTGAATGTTGGTGGCACGGGCGCGACTGCAGTAGTTACGATCCTTTCGAGGTGA
- a CDS encoding hydroxymethylglutaryl-CoA synthase has translation MIGIVSYGTYIPKYRIKVEEIARIWKEDPEAIKNGLGVKEKSVPDLDEDTATMAVEAGREALSRAKIKPEKIGAVFVGSESHPYAVKPTATIVGEALGIGNYYFCADLEFACKAATAGMQFCFAMVKAGMIEYGMSIGSDTAQAKPGDALEYTAGAGAAAIIIGKDPIAEIEATVSYTSDTPDFWRRDLQPYPSHGGRFTGAPAYFRHVISAARKLMEICGYSEKDFDYAVFHQPNAKFPVRAASMLGFKEENIAQGMLVRAIGNTYSASSLLGLCGILDIAKPDQRILLVSFGSGAGSDAFAIRVTDKILEYPRNATVWDKANNGVYLDYALYLKHRRMIK, from the coding sequence GTGATTGGGATAGTATCTTACGGCACCTATATTCCAAAATACAGGATAAAGGTTGAAGAAATAGCCAGGATCTGGAAAGAGGATCCTGAAGCCATAAAAAACGGTTTAGGGGTTAAAGAGAAGTCTGTTCCGGATTTGGATGAGGATACTGCAACGATGGCAGTTGAAGCTGGACGAGAGGCGTTAAGTAGAGCGAAAATCAAACCAGAAAAAATTGGTGCAGTTTTTGTCGGGTCTGAAAGTCATCCTTATGCTGTAAAACCAACAGCGACAATTGTTGGCGAAGCTCTTGGTATAGGGAACTATTACTTCTGTGCAGATCTCGAATTTGCCTGCAAAGCTGCAACTGCTGGCATGCAGTTTTGCTTTGCCATGGTTAAGGCCGGAATGATCGAATACGGAATGTCAATTGGTTCCGACACAGCTCAGGCGAAGCCAGGGGATGCCCTTGAATATACTGCAGGAGCTGGAGCAGCAGCGATCATAATCGGTAAGGATCCAATTGCAGAGATAGAGGCAACAGTTTCTTACACAAGCGACACACCGGACTTCTGGAGAAGAGATCTACAGCCATATCCAAGCCATGGCGGTAGGTTTACTGGTGCTCCTGCTTACTTTAGACATGTAATTTCTGCAGCAAGGAAATTGATGGAGATTTGTGGCTACAGCGAGAAGGATTTTGATTACGCAGTCTTTCATCAGCCGAACGCTAAATTCCCCGTGAGAGCGGCAAGTATGCTTGGTTTCAAAGAGGAGAATATTGCTCAGGGAATGCTTGTAAGAGCGATTGGAAACACTTATTCTGCCTCTTCATTGCTTGGACTTTGTGGAATTTTGGATATAGCAAAGCCGGATCAGAGAATTCTTCTTGTTTCATTTGGCTCTGGAGCGGGAAGTGACGCCTTTGCAATAAGGGTTACTGACAAGATTCTGGAGTATCCTAGAAATGCCACAGTCTGGGACAAGGCGAACAACGGAGTTTACTTGGATTATGCACTTTACCTGAAGCATAGGAGGATGATAAAATGA